The following proteins are co-located in the Ursus arctos isolate Adak ecotype North America unplaced genomic scaffold, UrsArc2.0 scaffold_13, whole genome shotgun sequence genome:
- the POPDC3 gene encoding popeye domain-containing protein 3: protein MERNSSLWKNLIDEHPVCTTWKQEAEGAIYHLASILCVVGFMGGSGFFGLLYVFSLLGLGFLCSAVWAWVDACAADIYSWNFVLFVICFVRFVHIAYQVRSITFSREFQLLYSSLFQPLGTSLPVFRTIALSSEVVTLEKEHCYAMQGKTSIDKLSLLVSGRIRVTVDGEFLHYIFPFQFLDSPEWDSLRPTEEGIFQVTLTAETDCRYVSWRRKKLYLLFAQHRYISRLFSVLIGSDIADKLYALNDRVYTGKTYHYDIRLPNFYQMSSPKIPKSPLTEHFRNSRRYCDK, encoded by the exons ATGGAGAGAAATTCAAGTCTATGGAAGAACCTGATAGATGAACACCCAGTCTGCACCACCTGGAAGCAAGAGGCCGAAGGAGCCATTTATCATCTTGCCAGTATTTTATGTGTAGTAGGTTTCATGGGCGGCAGTGGATTCTTCGGGCTCCTGTACGTCTTCAGTTTGCTGGGGTTGGGTTTTCTCTGCTCTGCTGTCTGGGCTTGGGTAGATGCCTGTGCAGCCGACATATACTCCTGGAATTTTGTACTGTTCGTCATCTGCTTCGTGCGGTTTGTTCACATTGCGTATCAAGTTCGCAGCATAACTTTTTCCCGAGAATTCCAGCTCTTGTACAGCTCCCTTTTCCAGCCCCTGGGGACCTCTCTGCCCGTCTTCAGAACAATTGCTCTGAGCTCTGAAGTGGTTACTTTGGAAAAGGAACACTGTTACGCCATGCAGGGGAAAACCTCCATTGATAAACTCTCTCTGCTTGTTTCGGGAAG GATCAGAGTGACAGTTGATGGCGAATTTCTGCATTACATTTTCCCCTTCCAGTTCCTGGATTCTCCTGAATGGGACTCACTGAGACCCACAGAGGAAGGCATTTTTCAG GTAACCCTCACAGCAGAAACTGATTGTCGATATGTGTCTTGGaggagaaagaaattatatttgcTCTTCGCTCAGCATCGTTACATCTCCCGCCTGTTTTCCGTTTTAATTGGCAGTGACATTGCAGATAAACTCTATGCCTTGAATGACAGGGTATATACAGGAAAAACATACCACTACGATATTCGGTTACCCAACTTCTATCAAATGTCAAGTCCAAAAATACCCAAATCACCCCTGACAGAACATTTCCGGAATTCCAGACGGTATTGTGATAAATGA